The sequence AATAATCTTGTGCAGAATGATGTCTACAACCCCCGAAACAATACAGATAGTCCTGTAATTTTCCAACAAAGACCTTGTGAAACTCTTCAGGGAATGTAGGTGGTCATTAAACCGCTTCtttctaaaacaaaaaccacatgTCCCTTTTTGAGCTTTAGATTTAGATTTTTAAACTCCTTTTAATTACTGTATTTCAGTCTATTCTTTTGCACATTACCCTGAACAGAACATATATTGCTAAATTTCCTGGTCTTAAATGTATATAAATGTAGTCAAACTGTTTGTACATTTCTGGCAGTCCCTTGTttttgtggggttttttcttcaaatgttcaCTAAgtattttctattgtaaagctttttaataataatggtaatgtttttaatgattgtaaattatgtcgcaattcagcggtatgctgcgatggcatttttaaataaataaaccattcatAAACCATTCGTAACATAACCAAAGCCTGTTGTTGTTTAGTCTAATTAGTTTAGTCATGTAACTTGGGTGCTAAAATACCCTTTCAGTCACAGAAAATACTGCAGGAAACTGCACAATTTTGTGCCTTATCCAGGGAAACagttacaaaacaaacataGCGTAATATTTCAGCTGCAAACCTTTTGATTCTAGTTTAGAAAATTTGTTGTCTATGGACCTTTTGCCGTGCTGTGTTGTTCAGATGGAATGCTTGGTTTGACGTTCTAACAGTGGTCTTCTGCCCCGCCCCTTCCACACTGTTTTTATCATGTCTTTATTAATACCACAGTCCATTGATCAACTGCCAATTAGCTCTATTACATCGTTCACGCATTAATTTATTACGTGCGAGATGTAACATGCTCGGTGGGAAGTTTCCGTTGTTGCCCGTTTTGAACATGGATCATAAATTGACAGTCAGAATGAGTGAGGGCAATCTACTGGAGTGTGAATGATTCTAATTGCTAGTctagcatttttttaaatatttttttttatagaaaatgtGGGACAATACAGCACACAATCAATTGTGCACTGATGATGACCtcataaaacaaacaagtttaaaaGGCGTTTGGGCCACTTGAGGTAAAGCAACCTTGAGGTAAAGCAACCTGAGCcagtgttttaatgtttcttaCCAGGTAATTATCTCAACAAAGAACCAATTGGGATAAGACAATGTctacatacaaaaatacatacCCGGTAAGTAAgctcaacaaaaataaaaaataaaaaaataagaaaaaagatGAAATGAATTTTAACAGTAAAGGAATTTAAATGTCTGTatgaacaaaaagaaagaacatGGTTTAGAAATAGGTTAAGCCTTTTAAAGAAATTTTTCGCTTTCCTGGAGCATGCTAGCTTCAAAGGACCTTACGGATATGTTGGGAGTGTGTGGAATCTTATATAGGCCAATCAGATGTGTGACTATGTTGCAAGACGAGTAAGCCCCTTGCATCACTGATGAATGAGAGGCTTTAGCAGTTAGTAAAGAATATTTCCTGCACATACACATTTCCCCCCTACGAGCAGCGGGTTtccaaacagaaaaaaataagatGGGTCTACAGGACACTTCCCCTGGCAATTAGTACACAATCCAGGAAAGAATAACATGGGCTTGCACCTGGAGACGACCAGGGCTCAAATCTGTTGGTAAGTTGTTGAGGCTTCTTCCCTTCTGGACTACATGTAGAGACTTGGTTTTGTGTCTCAGGGCATTGGAGGCCATCTGGATGGCTTCTCTTCACCACTGAGCTGCCAATGAACCCATGTCAACACACTGTTCCATCAACACTGGGCGCACCAGGGAATTGGGACAAATGAAAGAAACACTATGTAATTTCATGCAACATTGGCTAGATTACACTACGGTTCCCCTCTATCCTGGAAAACCTTTGGGGAATGCGACGGCCACGGAATCCGCTGGCAGTTGCTACCATTTCCTGCTGCTTTTCCTTGCCTGCACTTTAACCGTCTTAACAATGAATTTTGGCACTGTAGAAATAACAGATATGCGTCAGCTGTTTGGTAAGGACCGATCACAGCGGTGAATCCTATATTTATCAAAAAGAACAAAGTAATGAAATAtcactttgatttttttttcttccccttTTTCTTCGTCTGGTATCTGCAACAGACGTTGGCAACATGTCACTCTTCTCGCTCGACTGAGTATTAGACTCATTAGGGTTTCTGACGTGGGCGCTGTCCCTCATCCCTCGCTCCCTCTTGATACTCGGAACCCAGTGGCATAGAAAATTAAATTTTGCCGATAAATCATCGGAAACCATGAGTTCTTGCCGTTGATGAGCAGAGCAATCAAAAAGTGTTGCCTATGAAAGTTTAATGAGTCATCGACTtccaaaatatttaaatatcacTTTTTGCTGGACAGTATCACATCAACAAATTCACACCTCAGTTATGTTGAAATTGGGCGCAAGTTATTCCGAGAGTGTTACTGAATCTCTTAAACAAATCAGCAGATATGCTACATGTATAAGCAATGACGCACTGAAGACAGGTCACCAAGGGTGAACGCAAAACGTTAAACTTTATGTCCGACTTGTTGTCTATGACAAATTTTTCTGGCTCAGTCAAATCAATACTTAATtgggtttttttaatttctgtaTGATTGAGAAAAGCAAAATGTGCAATACAAGAGATACAACAGTACTATGATTATGAAGAACAAACTATGGCCAAATGAAACTTTGATCAAATGTGAAACTGGATAAATCTGTTCTATTTTTGAGGTGTGCTGTCTCTTGAGTCTTTTAAAATACAGATATAAATGTCCttgaatttttgttaaaatgccTTGGATTTGAATGAAGTATTTCCTGCAGTTAAACCATCTTAGAGCTAGGCATTTATGACGGTAGCGCCTTCACTCAGTATACACCATTCATTCACCATTCATACGATTTCTGAAGTGCCTTTTTCTTATTCAGCCTAACATCATCAAAGGTAAGAGATTCTGATAACACACTGTTGAAAACACAATGAATACGGGACCTCAATAATTCACCACGGTTGTGTATATTTAGTAACTACACAATGCGCATACCAACTTTGACCTAGGCTACATACAGAGCGTGTAAAGTGAGCTTACAAAATAACTCACGTACACTGTAAATGGTATAAAATAAGTGCACAGCATGGTCAACCCCAGCTCTCCTCCATTGCATTTACTCATTGATGTATAGTTTCACTGTTAATTATGGTCAAACAGTCAGTTGATGCCCTTTGGTCACAAATCATACAAAGTATTTGTGATTTTAAGCATTATGAGCAGCAAAAGAATAGAGGAGAATACAAACCCCTCAAAAGGTGTTCATTCAACCCCAACAAACATTTTGATTAGCATTAGGACTTTGATCTTGTGCATTTCTTTGAAAGGTAGAAAAGTTTGCATACAACACTACAAGTACAACACTGGTCTCACAAGTACATCGTAAATGATTGAATACAGCGTAATCCAAGTATAAGGATTTTCCATTCAATGTGATTCACTATCCCCGACACTCTTTAATCATTTACATGTACGTTCACTTGATGTAATTCTTACAGCATATCAAATTTTGATCACAACTTGGCATTCCTGTTCTAACATAGGACTCAAGCTGGGCTCTCTAGTCAATGGGTAGCTTCAGCAGTCCAGTTATTTAAAACCTCAGTAGAAATGCATGAAAGATTATGGGTCACTCGGTACATTCCCATAGAAGAAAGTTGTGGATGTTTATTTTTGCTAATTCTGACAGAAAATAATAAGTCCAACTatactacaacaacaaaactaagATAGATGTAATTGTTGAAGTGAAAAAATACttgaaaaataacaatattcaAATGTATAGAAATGTATAATGGTAGATTTTTCACATTACTTCAAAAAAATGATTACCAAGCAATTTACCTAACACTGTGCCGTGTGTGTTTAACCAACTTTTACAATGTCtgaaattttttgaaaatttttaaaatgaaatttttgttttctaatgAATCATTTCTAATGAAACAGTTTTTGCTAGAAATGTATAATGGTAGATTTTTCACATTACTTCAAAAAAATGATTTCCAAGCAATTTACCTAACACTGTGCCGTGTGTGTTTAACCCACTTTTGCAATGTCtgaaattttttgaaaaattttaaaatgaaatttttgaTTTTCCAATGAATTAGTCACTGATGCTTCATTCCTCACATAAAAAGAGACCCTTCTTGTTAGTCCTTTCAACCCTTGCAATTTTCAAAATCATGACTTAGACATTGTCTACCCGCTTTAAGTCTTGTTTTGAAAGTGTTGGTTTTCAAAATCATTGACACTGGACAGAGCCAAAGTTAGTAGCCTAACAAGCAGTTCAAAAAGGGCTTGCGAGTCACTCAAGATTTTGTACATTTTCCGAGACAcattgttttctctgttttagTGGCAATAAATAGAGTCAAGTTTCAGTGATGTTTGATGAtctgcatggtgtggataaaacAAGTACTTATAACTGGCAGTACATTCATGTTTAAATCTTTTTTGGGGAGGAATGCTGAATCTGAAAGAGCAATTGGTATGCAGCATTCTCCCTTATTGCTGGTCCGCTGACAAAAAGGCCAGATAAAACACAGGGGGACCAGTAAAAATTCACCCCAACTGgtctggctagttcagtgttgaaaagcatctaTACTTTAAGTGAAAATATGGGCTAGTTGAAAAACTAACGGTGCTAGTAAAATTACTAGCTATTTCGttctgctggctagtcactgaactAGTAAGGGCAAACCCTTGTgtggtctcgacatttcaaaCACTCTACTCAACTTCAGAGCTCCAGGTCTGTTCGTTTTAACAATATGATAATTTCACGTTTTAATTCTGCAGGTACCCTGTAAtatacataaaattaaaaaaataaatcaccaTTTGGTTGTCTATTTAATCCTGTTACACTGTTTGTCTATACTAACAGTCTAGACCAATAGGGAATAAAACGTATGTTGGCATACTGCATTTTCAGACACTGAAAGTTGTCTATCTAAAAAACAGATTGAATATTCGACAGTTCTAATTTTAAGTTCCAATTTTAACTTCTGCATTTCTTACCAGATATTAAAATTACAGCACCAATTACTTTATATATTATTTGATTTCTTTCAgtaaatttattaatttgtatCAATTTCTTTCTAAAGGATTGGGATTGACTTATACATATGAAtttagttatttgtttgtttaattgtatTACATTTACTAAAtaacaaatatatttatttactgTCACAGATTGAATTATGTATTTTGTCCTAAAACATATACGTTTTGAATGAGGTGTGTATCTCAAATAACCACATGATTATttcatcaattcaattcaattctttTATCCACAATGATGCtgctctgtgaaaattttcttttGGTTAGCAAAATGCTTCACAAGTTGTATCAATAGTTAGTTACAACTCAGAAACCTATTGTTTCCTGCTCAATTTTAACATTCAAAGTGCCCCAAAACAATGGCCAAGTTCATTCTAAGTATTTTGCTGTGCAAAACTGCTGGGCAAAAACATTCCCGGTTACAAGGACAATTTTCTCAAAGAATGTGTGTAGATATCTACATTTGCTTCATAAATACTACAACCACTGGACCCAACTGAAGACGGATTTCCAGATGGAAATTAAATGGGATTTAAGTTCAATGCTGAAAGACATTGTAACAGACTGAAAGACTGAACTTTTTTTTGACACACCATCATAATTAACCTCACAGCTGTTTCTGAGAAAGGCAGATAAAAACCAGCTAAGGTCATCTTgacaatagacctttcttttgttgataaacaaaccgccttggttggcatggtcggccgaatgttagtaaaacactaaatcttaaaaacagatgttttaaccaaattcagcattttctgcaaactttcaattaaataaaatacctctcataattatttgttttgtttttaacaaaatcaacaaacttggttacattgttacaaaaaatagcgatcttttcttaatttaaacttacggctttccatagttttccaatctgggttggcaaaaactcgggctgtgacgttgcaaaagaaaggtctataccaGACTTAAACCCTTAATTTTTAAATGACTAGCCACCAGGACTAGTTAGCTTGTTGTTTCACTAGTGCgccattttttttcacaagtcaatattcaaaagaaatagggatgcttttcaaaatCAACACTGAATTTAGTCACATGGACCAATTGGACAGAATTCGGACTGGTCCTCATTTGTTTTAACTGACATTTGACCAGCGGACCACTGTTGGGAGAAGGCTGCAATAAGAGTAGCTTGGGTTTTAGAGCCAACAAATGGTTTCAGAATCACTAAAGGTCCATGTGTACATGATGACAAATCGTACTCGACGCTTTGAACTAAACCTCACAAAAGAGGACAATCTTATCTCTACAACTGCAAAACTATAAAACTACTTCAACAAGAACATTATTTATTAAGAAGCACCTGAGCAGGCCCCATTTGACATGGCACTGCAAGACCCacattaaacatatgaaattATATGAACTGTAaccgcagaattctgcggtaagcagTGCAATGAAATTGGGGCAGATCTTGTAAGCTGTTCTCATTTTGGGAAAGTCAGTCACATTATTCAAATGTTGGGGTTCGTTTCCGTGCACGATTTTGTTACAGCATTGCTACAGCAGTGTCCATGGGAATGCAAGTTTCACAAAAATATTCCAATTAAAtctcagtaaaattaaaaaatcttcATTTTTATGCCAATTAACATCCATACAACTCAATAGTGCAgaaattacaacaacaaaaatggagGAGTAGGCCTCCTACATACAGCAAATATAGGCCCTATTTAATGCAATTTTTGTACAATACTCCAAGAGACCAtaataaaattcaaataaatcaaaaagttGAAAATACCAGTCAAAAGGGAGAATATTTTCCAAGAAAAAATATATcagaaaaatttaattttgacttTATATAAATTGTGCAGTACAATAAAAAGCCAACAGCCCATGAAGCTCAAAAAATGAGTATATTGTCAGCACACAACCTCAACCACAACTTCCAATCGGAGCTGTGCAAAGCAACAACACAAAGATCCCCCCAGAAATGACCAGCCAGTGATTTTTCACAACTGAAGCCAACACCATTCAATAGGTTGGTTATTATTTTGACCTTGTCACCAACACTGTGCATGTGTTAACTTGCAAAGCCTGGTCAGTGAAGTTTTGTGTGTGATGGATGGAACAACCACACGGTCAAGTGTTCCACGAGAGCAAAATTGAACTCAGGAGCTGGCTGGAACAAAAATGGCAAGGGAAATCACTGGATAAAGTTTAAGATTGGATGACCCCATTCACACGAGTTGCCACACAACACAAACCACTGATGTACACGCAGGAATGTTCATATGTCTCGAAAAAGAAAATGGAAAAGGCTAGCTATGCTTGCTATATATATGGGATTAAACACACAGCTTATAATTGTTCATATATCCCAGAATAAAGCtcacaacaaaatatataacacCAACCTATTCACACTACCATAAATTGATGTTACCGATTGTGATAACCGCGAccggaataaaaaaaaatcttgcagctcaaacaaaatatataaacaaattctAACACATTGTAGCATAACATGCCGAGGTGTAGTACTCACCGATTATCAACCGTCTTCCCCGCTCGGTAAATGTGAAATGACCTGCCTAGCCGGCCAGGACAATAAAAACCGCGCCACTAATTACAAATGCTAAGGACGGGCCGAGTAATTAGAAAGCCTTTCTCACGCGCTCCAATTCAAAActgtgcacacacacacaagacTGAGGAACACATCCACTATGCATTAATGACCTAAAACTGATCACTGACACAATCCGATGACACTGCACACGTTCAGTTACGCTGCCTGCCACCGAACACAAGACATGAAAAACTCACATTTTTTTGGAGGTCCGCTCTGAACTCCTTAGAAAATGTCTCCGAAGACTTGCAGTTCCAGTAGGTGGGCCCTTGCGTACACACCGAGTTGCTCCCGTTGAAATTCTCTGCAGTAACAGTCTGAGATTTACACACAGTTTGTCCAGGTTCGCCAAACTAAATTACCGCACGCGGTGTGGTGTGTGTAGAGCGTTGCGAGGCAAACCACGCATTCCCTGATTCGAGTGAAGCCAACACATTGTTTTgctaattatttcaaaatggctgtGTGTGGAGGGCTTAGGTGATACTACCACGGGCATGCGTACAACTGCCGGTCCGCCAGGTGCaatgtaatttgcatatttaatggAGGGGTTTAtcctgttttgtttatttcacacTTCAACAATTTGATAACACTGGAAGTCTGTTGGAGAAAATTAACCGGATTTGATGTTGTGTCATGTTGATAAAAGATTGTTCATTAATTTGTCCTTGAATGGAATTATAAaagttacaaaattattaagtCTTCATCCACATCCTGAAACTTGTTTTAGGTTATCAGCTGAATATCGCGGTTTTTTTTACCTTCATGATAAAAAGGCAACCTCCCAAAAGTAAGAACTTTGAACTCTGCCAAAATTTCTCCAGACCACGTGGGCACATATCAGTTCCCTATCCCCCTGGTTGAATGGAAGCCCAATGTCAAAGTCACACCAACGTCAATGAATCTCGTGAAAGGATCTAGAAGTAGGCCGAGAGTCGGAATCTTTTTTGCTTTTATGTCTCCATTAAACGACCACGAGGAATTGCCACACACTCCCTCTCGTCGCCCACCATCATCAATCTAGGGCAATTTGGGGAGGGCACAACTGCGCGTTTTACAAGACTGACTCTCGGTCTATAACTGCTTTGATTCAATCATTACACGTGGTCTACAGCGCGGTCGCTACATGCAAATTGTCTCGCCTACTGATAGCAGATTGTCTGCTGCTGCGTCAGGTCGAGTCGAGGACAACGGAAGTGACGTAATGAACTTAGCGGGAATCCTGCGTTCCAGCATGTCCACAGAAGTCAGCTGGACGAAATGTAAACACTGCAATCAGTAGTCGGGTGCCCTGTGTTGCCCCCTGTCTTCGTCTACGTTGTGTGTGTGTAGCATCATCAACAACCGAACCATAACAAAACCTGAGCTGAAAATTCACGAAGTACAGCGATTTCGGACGAGGTTTTATCAGTGAAAATGGAGTGAAAAACAACCGAGTTGTCATGACAGATGAGAATCAAGCAGTGGAAAATGGTGCTGGCTGTAGCAGTGGTGAGATGAACCTAGAAATCGAAAGCAAATTCGCCATTACAGTGGACACTGAAGGACGAGTTGTTCAGGCAGGAGGGACGTGTGTTAACCATGTGTCGTTTCACGATGCCTATTTTGATACGGATTCCTTTCAGTTAACTCTGGCCGACCACTGGCTGAGACGACGTGACGGTAAATGGGAACTCAAAGTACCGCTGGTTGATCgtagtaaacaaaataaacctgAAACATACACTAAATACTTGGAATTTGACGATGAGAAGAACATAATTGCCAATCTGTCAGCCATTTTGCTGACCTATGCAAATGACCCAGACGAGGTCAAGGTTGCTGATGATAATTGCATGGACACAAATCTTGAAAAGTGGCTCAAAATGCAGAACTTAAATCTCAAACCTTTTGCTGATTTTACGACTAAACGTAAGACTTTTTCAATGAATGGAGGGATCTCGATTGTATTGGATGAgacaaattttggtttcagcGTCGGTGAAGTTGAAGCGATGAGCAGCCAATCTGGGGATGATGTCAAGGAAGCAGAGATGAAGATCAACGAGATGGTGGAGAAAATAGGTTAGCATTTTagcaatagaccccttgcataggCTAGCGCAAAATGCTACAGGAACACTGAGGTTCAAGCATGATCTTTACGCTCAAAGAACAGCTATTGACTTGTCCAATGATTAGTGTGGACGCTTTTTGAAAGTGTGGCGTCATAATGCAGGGGGTCTATAGCATTATAATATTACACAATGTTATTCGTGACTTTGAATCCCacacgagtaatatgcctatctgatcttttttcacagaacacgggaaagtactgagtttacaatgctaacacacatcggtgtagtaTGGGGAAAAcctaaatgaatattctttattcccgatgcaaatttaacatctgttattcTTCTTGCTGATGAACGATGATCTCGACAACTGTAGTTGAGTTTGGGATCAGGGTCCAAGTTTATGGCTCTCTGCttataagcaaagaatcggtgcttagggaaaagggaaattTGGGGCTTACacagtgtatttcacaggttagcagagaATTTCTGCTTGTGTGCAAACATAATCTGTGTTACTACACTAGGTATTCttggcttacacagctagcacacaaatttggtgTTTGCCCTGTAAGGGAAGAGTGGTGTTTGCAAGCGCATTAATATTTGCTGGTAAGCTGAGTTATGAAACTGAGTCCAGATCTATCTTgttgacagacaaacagacaatgTGTCAAGTTGGTGTGTAACACTATGCTTTCCTCGGGCGGCCTAGtctacaggccttgaatttcatctttgaaagggcaaggccattcccgttgtgcaaagggcacttccattggaaaatcttaaagtcaatgggaaacttttgaagggcaccaaggccaagaccagggcaacggagACCACGTCCTCTGCGGCATGCCTGTAAATCCAGGCATGTTTAGTGTCATCAGATtaatatgcagaaaataatgctcaaTGGGTTTGTTTACCAAGCAATTAACAGCAGGGAACCGTTCATTAACAGTGTATCAATCAGTATTCAATTTGGGCTTGTTGTCTGTGGTTGCAATTTACTTTTGTTCTGTGCTTTATTGGTTTTGCTTAACGCTCTATGAAATAAGCCTCATAGTGCATTATTCATTATGGAAACTCAGTTACCCCAAATTTTAATAAGCTTACTTGATTGCAAGATAGATAACAAACCCCcatcaaatacaaaatataacTCACAGTGTGAAATCCAGACTGTTCCATTTTTGACAAGAACAAAGCGAGCAAAATGGAACGGTCCAGACTACACAGAGTGGTACGGTGCATTCTTATTTCTCTGTCAAATAAATAGACGGCACTGGAAGATTATTTGTAATTCTAATTTCTGTTCTTAAATTAACATGTAAACTCCCCTTCACCTCACCACGACACAACCtacgaacccccccccccccacccaccccatcTAGAATGACCTTGGCTCAGTCATGAGCATTAACGTTCCTGATAAGTAAATATATCTTAATCTCTTTTCTTCAACCTTGTCAAAAAATGATGACTAACAAGGCCGCAAGACCCATCAAGGCATCACAAAATGAACATCAACATCTGAATTCAAGCTTCAGATGAATTACCTGTGGAGTTGTCCACATCCAAAAGTGGCATTTAATCTCTATTGACCCCCTTGCAtgcacgcggcgactgtgccatgctcaccattttggttggcagTAGGTTTACGCGTAAACGCTCtgcgcctaaaatgtgcacttcactgaataacgcacaatGACATTGCATACCAATATGTCGCATGCAAGATTATTCAGTTGATGACGTacggtgaattgggtcaatatatGTTAGACACTAGCGAAGACAGACaactaattattttaaaaaaaaggaagaagtaaAATTTAGCTGATTGCAACAAAAATTATCTACAAATACTAAACCTTTTTTGAAGAAAGATTCTTCTAGGGTCGAAACAGAAGACTATCTTCCATTTTGGGGGCAAATTTCCTCAACGGTATTATAATAAATAGTTACTTTTTTGAGCTTTAGAAGAGTAAATGGCTTCACGCTCCATCCCTCTTCGTCAAAGTCACTATCATTCAAATGACCCAATAGGTGGTAATCCCATTAATGTGTGAAAGCATTGATATCCAAACACTTTCTTATTTTAGTTGCAGCAACTGAAATaagcagggttttttttttttttttttttttttttttaagaatcactttaaacaaaaatccataTCTGATGAAGAGTTTGTCTGCAAGGGGATTGATGGTAACTTAAAAACCCTCTTAAAAATaggtgaacttttttatttattttatttatccaTGCTCCACACTATGCCAACTTGCCCTACTTTAATCACATCAGAGCACAAAAA comes from Asterias amurensis chromosome 3, ASM3211899v1 and encodes:
- the LOC139934958 gene encoding thiamine-triphosphatase-like; this encodes MTDENQAVENGAGCSSGEMNLEIESKFAITVDTEGRVVQAGGTCVNHVSFHDAYFDTDSFQLTLADHWLRRRDGKWELKVPLVDRSKQNKPETYTKYLEFDDEKNIIANLSAILLTYANDPDEVKVADDNCMDTNLEKWLKMQNLNLKPFADFTTKRKTFSMNGGISIVLDETNFGFSVGEVEAMSSQSGDDVKEAEMKINEMVEKIGLGKQTVVEGKMCAYLKQFVPHHYETLITRGILKR